One Ahaetulla prasina isolate Xishuangbanna chromosome 1, ASM2864084v1, whole genome shotgun sequence DNA window includes the following coding sequences:
- the SH3BP4 gene encoding SH3 domain-binding protein 4 isoform X3: MTDSLTSLGTAKEVVAIKDYCPNNFTTLKFSKGDHLYILDTSGGEWWYAHNTTEMGYIPSSFVQPINYWNSSLSDSGMLDYLLESSDEGAKELDLLGDWSDAKWNLAKNNPFLNSIETPNHFLNGNMKEMSEKSKEGSPQITMDLLLFDTVPTFTGSSSAANNSADNNLDKVPSVNGFDFEQANRRDNPFFRSKRSYSLSELSILQAKSENPSSSGFFTGLKSPTPEQFQSREDFRVAWLSHRKLARSCHDLDLLGQNPGWGQTQPVETNIVCKLDSSGGAVQLPDTNINIHVPEGHVADGDAQQISMKALLDPPLELNNDKCSTISPVLEIKLSNMEIRTPIILEMKISAKFNNDIVSKNLVALRCLRSDVKEGPYTPMALTYCYGGTIQVQLENLEPCMYIATVAQGQNISYPYTVWDYISKKITIGVYGPKHIHPSFKTVVAVFGHDCAPKNLIVNEVTHQVHSAAPVMLHLWGKHQFFLLRLQDLKLCMFSNVPNYEVKASEQAKMVRGFQMKLGKVSRLIFPIISHDPNELSDFTLRLQVKDNKDIMLAQFCVQTPQPPLKNAARCTGQRRFLKKNEIGKIILSPLATTSKHPVFQDRTVTGLKYGKMLKTVVRQNKNHYLLEYKKGDAIALLSEEKIRLKGQLWTKEWYIGYYHGKIGLVHTKNVLIVGKVKPNYFFGPELTTSMLLEQILRPCKFLTYIYASVRTLLMENISSWRAFADALGYENLPLAFFCRAELDSEPECVASVLEKLKEDCNNSESKDKKSFQKELMLALLKMDHQGLVVKLIQDFVLLTTAVEVSQRWRELAEKLAKVSKQQMDAYEAPHQDKNGTVDSEAMWKPAYDFMLTWSNQMGDSYRDVTQELHIGLDKMKNPITKRWKHLTGTLILVNSLEILRAAAFSPQEEYDDYAL; the protein is encoded by the exons ATGACAGATAGTCTTACATCATTGGGAACGGCAAAAGAAGTTGTAGCTATTAAAGACTATTGTCCAAACAACTTTACTACATTGAAGTTTTCTAAGGGGGACCATCTCTATATCTTAGATACCTCAGGAGGTGAGTGGTGGTATGCCCACAATACCACAGAAATGGGCTATATTCCATCCTCCTTTGTGCAGCCCATAAACTACTGGAACTCTTCATTAAGTGACAGTGGAATGTTAGACTATCTCCTTGAAAGTTCTGATGAAGGAGCAAAAGAGTTGGATCTGCTTGGAGACTGGTCAGATGCAAAGTGGAACTTAGCTAAAAACAATCCTTTTTTGAACAGCATTGAAACTCCTAACCATTTTCTGAATGGAAATATGAAAGAAATGTCAGAAAAAAGCAAAGAGGGCTCTCCCCAAATCACAATGGATTTGTTACTCTTTGATACAGTGCCTACATTTACAGGGTCAAGTTCTGCAGCAAATAACAGTGCAGATAATAATCTTGACAAAGTGCCATCAGTTAATGGATTTGATTTTGAGCAAGCAAACAGACGAGACAATCCTTTTTTTAGAAGCAAGCGCTCATACAGTTTATCAGAGCTCTCTATACTTCAGGCAAAATCAGAAAATCCATCTTCATCAGGTTTCTTTACTGGACTGAAATCTCCTACCCCAGAGCAATTCCAAAGTAGAGAAGATTTCAGGGTTGCATGGCTAAGTCATCGGAAACTAGCAAGATCATGCCATGATTTGGATTTGCTGGGTCAGAACCCTGGTTGGGGTCAGACACAACCTGTGGAGACCAACATAGTTTGCAAACTGGATAGTTCAGGTGGTGCAGTTCAGCTTCCagatacaaatattaatattcatgTACCTGAAGGACATGTGGCTGATGGAGATGCACAACAGATCTCTATGAAAGCTCTATTGGATCCACCACTGGAACTCAACAATGACAAATGCAGTACGATAAGTCCTGTGCTAGAAATTAAGCTGAGCAACATGGAAATCAGAACACCCATTATATTGGAAATGAAAATTTCAGCAAAATTTAACAATGACATTGTGAGCAAGAATTTAGTAGCTTTAAGGTGCCTGAGGAGTGATGTGAAGGAAGGCCCATATACTCCAATGGCGCTAACTTACTGTTATGGAGGCACAATCCAGGTTCAGTTGGAGAACCTGGAGCCCTGCATGTATATAGCTACTGTAGCCCAAGGACAGAACATTTCATATCCTTACACGGTTTGGGATTATATCagtaaaaaaattacaattgGGGTCTATGGTCCAAAACACATACATCCTTCATTTAAAACTGTAGTTGCTGTATTTGGACATGACTGTGCCCCGAAGAATCTTATAGTGAATGAAGTTACACATCAAGTACATAGTGCAGCACCTGTAATGCTGCATTTGTGGGGAAAGCACCAGTTCTTCTTACTAAGGCTACAAGACTTAAAACTTTGTATGTTTTCAAATGTGCCTAATTATGAGGTGAAAGCCAGTGAGCAGGCAAAAATGGTGAGAGGATTCCAAATGAAACTTGGCAAAGTCAGTCGCCTCATTTTCCCCATCATATCACATGATCCTAATGAGCTGTCTGATTTTACTTTAAGACTACAAGTCAAAGATAACAAAGATATTATGCTTGCTCAGTTCTGTGTACAGACACCTCAGCCACCTCTTAAAAATGCTGCTAGGTGCACTGGACAGCGAAggtttctgaaaaaaaatgaaattgggaAAATAATATTGTCTCCTCTTGCGACCACCAGCAAACATCCTGTTTTCCAAGATCGGACTGTCACTGGTTTAAAATATGGCAAAATGCTGAAAACAGTAGTGAGGCAAAATAAGAACCATTATCTCTTGGAGTATAAGAAAGGAGATGCTATAGCTTTGCTAAGTGAAGAGAAAATCAGATTGAAAGGTCAGCTCTGGACCAAGGAATGGTACATTGGATACTATCATGGTAAAATTGGGCTAGTCCAtactaaaaatgttttaattgttggaAAAGTCAAACCAAATTATTTCTTTGGACCTGAGCTTACTACAAGTATGTTGCTGGAGCAAATTCTAAGACCTTGCAAATTTCTTACCTATATTTATGCTTCAGTAAGGACTTTACTGATGGAAAATATTAGCAGCTGGCGTGCCTTTGCAGATGCTCTAGGATATGAGAACTTGCCACTTGCTTTTTTCTGTCGAGCAGAATTGGACAGTGAGCCAGAATGTGTTGCTTCTGTGTTGGAGAAATTGAAAGAGGACTGTAATAATTCAGAAAGTAAAGATAAGAAATCTTTCCAGAAGGAACTTATGTTG GCATTATTGAAAATGGACCATCAAGGCTTAGTCGTCAAGCTAATTCAGGATTTTGTTCTTCTGACTACAGCTGTAGAAGTGTCTCAGCGCTGGAGAGAACTTGCTGAGAAATTGGCTAAAGTTTCTAAGCAACAAATGGATGCCTATGAAGCTCCCCATCAGGATAAGAATGGTACAGTAGATAGTgag
- the SH3BP4 gene encoding SH3 domain-binding protein 4 isoform X4, with protein MAAQRIRAANASCLSRCKSEGMLIDLNEEFSETSFSSVKVPSPGTLMTDSLTSLGTAKEVVAIKDYCPNNFTTLKFSKGDHLYILDTSGGEWWYAHNTTEMGYIPSSFVQPINYWNSSLSDSGMLDYLLESSDEGAKELDLLGDWSDAKWNLAKNNPFLNSIETPNHFLNGNMKEMSEKSKEGSPQITMDLLLFDTVPTFTGSSSAANNSADNNLDKVPSVNGFDFEQANRRDNPFFRSKRSYSLSELSILQAKSENPSSSGFFTGLKSPTPEQFQSREDFRVAWLSHRKLARSCHDLDLLGQNPGWGQTQPVETNIVCKLDSSGGAVQLPDTNINIHVPEGHVADGDAQQISMKALLDPPLELNNDKCSTISPVLEIKLSNMEIRTPIILEMKISAKFNNDIVSKNLVALRCLRSDVKEGPYTPMALTYCYGGTIQVQLENLEPCMYIATVAQGQNISYPYTVWDYISKKITIGVYGPKHIHPSFKTVVAVFGHDCAPKNLIVNEVTHQVHSAAPVMLHLWGKHQFFLLRLQDLKLCMFSNVPNYEVKASEQAKMVRGFQMKLGKVSRLIFPIISHDPNELSDFTLRLQVKDNKDIMLAQFCVQTPQPPLKNAARCTGQRRFLKKNEIGKIILSPLATTSKHPVFQDRTVTGLKYGKMLKTVVRQNKNHYLLEYKKGDAIALLSEEKIRLKGQLWTKEWYIGYYHGKIGLVHTKNVLIVGKVKPNYFFGPELTTSMLLEQILRPCKFLTYIYASVRTLLMENISSWRAFADALGYENLPLAFFCRAELDSEPECVASVLEKLKEDCNNSESKDKKSFQKELMLALLKMDHQGLVVKLIQDFVLLTTAVEVSQRWRELAEKLAKVSKQQMDAYEAPHQDKNGNVETSL; from the exons ATGGCAGCTCAGAGGATTCGTGCTGCTAATGCCAGTTGCCTCTCACGATGCAAATCTGAGGGGATGCTGATAGACCTGAATGAAGAATTCTCAGAAACCAGTTTCAGTTCTGTCAAAG TGCCTTCTCCTGGTACCTTGATGACAGATAGTCTTACATCATTGGGAACGGCAAAAGAAGTTGTAGCTATTAAAGACTATTGTCCAAACAACTTTACTACATTGAAGTTTTCTAAGGGGGACCATCTCTATATCTTAGATACCTCAGGAGGTGAGTGGTGGTATGCCCACAATACCACAGAAATGGGCTATATTCCATCCTCCTTTGTGCAGCCCATAAACTACTGGAACTCTTCATTAAGTGACAGTGGAATGTTAGACTATCTCCTTGAAAGTTCTGATGAAGGAGCAAAAGAGTTGGATCTGCTTGGAGACTGGTCAGATGCAAAGTGGAACTTAGCTAAAAACAATCCTTTTTTGAACAGCATTGAAACTCCTAACCATTTTCTGAATGGAAATATGAAAGAAATGTCAGAAAAAAGCAAAGAGGGCTCTCCCCAAATCACAATGGATTTGTTACTCTTTGATACAGTGCCTACATTTACAGGGTCAAGTTCTGCAGCAAATAACAGTGCAGATAATAATCTTGACAAAGTGCCATCAGTTAATGGATTTGATTTTGAGCAAGCAAACAGACGAGACAATCCTTTTTTTAGAAGCAAGCGCTCATACAGTTTATCAGAGCTCTCTATACTTCAGGCAAAATCAGAAAATCCATCTTCATCAGGTTTCTTTACTGGACTGAAATCTCCTACCCCAGAGCAATTCCAAAGTAGAGAAGATTTCAGGGTTGCATGGCTAAGTCATCGGAAACTAGCAAGATCATGCCATGATTTGGATTTGCTGGGTCAGAACCCTGGTTGGGGTCAGACACAACCTGTGGAGACCAACATAGTTTGCAAACTGGATAGTTCAGGTGGTGCAGTTCAGCTTCCagatacaaatattaatattcatgTACCTGAAGGACATGTGGCTGATGGAGATGCACAACAGATCTCTATGAAAGCTCTATTGGATCCACCACTGGAACTCAACAATGACAAATGCAGTACGATAAGTCCTGTGCTAGAAATTAAGCTGAGCAACATGGAAATCAGAACACCCATTATATTGGAAATGAAAATTTCAGCAAAATTTAACAATGACATTGTGAGCAAGAATTTAGTAGCTTTAAGGTGCCTGAGGAGTGATGTGAAGGAAGGCCCATATACTCCAATGGCGCTAACTTACTGTTATGGAGGCACAATCCAGGTTCAGTTGGAGAACCTGGAGCCCTGCATGTATATAGCTACTGTAGCCCAAGGACAGAACATTTCATATCCTTACACGGTTTGGGATTATATCagtaaaaaaattacaattgGGGTCTATGGTCCAAAACACATACATCCTTCATTTAAAACTGTAGTTGCTGTATTTGGACATGACTGTGCCCCGAAGAATCTTATAGTGAATGAAGTTACACATCAAGTACATAGTGCAGCACCTGTAATGCTGCATTTGTGGGGAAAGCACCAGTTCTTCTTACTAAGGCTACAAGACTTAAAACTTTGTATGTTTTCAAATGTGCCTAATTATGAGGTGAAAGCCAGTGAGCAGGCAAAAATGGTGAGAGGATTCCAAATGAAACTTGGCAAAGTCAGTCGCCTCATTTTCCCCATCATATCACATGATCCTAATGAGCTGTCTGATTTTACTTTAAGACTACAAGTCAAAGATAACAAAGATATTATGCTTGCTCAGTTCTGTGTACAGACACCTCAGCCACCTCTTAAAAATGCTGCTAGGTGCACTGGACAGCGAAggtttctgaaaaaaaatgaaattgggaAAATAATATTGTCTCCTCTTGCGACCACCAGCAAACATCCTGTTTTCCAAGATCGGACTGTCACTGGTTTAAAATATGGCAAAATGCTGAAAACAGTAGTGAGGCAAAATAAGAACCATTATCTCTTGGAGTATAAGAAAGGAGATGCTATAGCTTTGCTAAGTGAAGAGAAAATCAGATTGAAAGGTCAGCTCTGGACCAAGGAATGGTACATTGGATACTATCATGGTAAAATTGGGCTAGTCCAtactaaaaatgttttaattgttggaAAAGTCAAACCAAATTATTTCTTTGGACCTGAGCTTACTACAAGTATGTTGCTGGAGCAAATTCTAAGACCTTGCAAATTTCTTACCTATATTTATGCTTCAGTAAGGACTTTACTGATGGAAAATATTAGCAGCTGGCGTGCCTTTGCAGATGCTCTAGGATATGAGAACTTGCCACTTGCTTTTTTCTGTCGAGCAGAATTGGACAGTGAGCCAGAATGTGTTGCTTCTGTGTTGGAGAAATTGAAAGAGGACTGTAATAATTCAGAAAGTAAAGATAAGAAATCTTTCCAGAAGGAACTTATGTTG GCATTATTGAAAATGGACCATCAAGGCTTAGTCGTCAAGCTAATTCAGGATTTTGTTCTTCTGACTACAGCTGTAGAAGTGTCTCAGCGCTGGAGAGAACTTGCTGAGAAATTGGCTAAAGTTTCTAAGCAACAAATGGATGCCTATGAAGCTCCCCATCAGGATAAGAATG
- the SH3BP4 gene encoding SH3 domain-binding protein 4 isoform X1: MAAQRIRAANASCLSRCKSEGMLIDLNEEFSETSFSSVKVPSPGTLMTDSLTSLGTAKEVVAIKDYCPNNFTTLKFSKGDHLYILDTSGGEWWYAHNTTEMGYIPSSFVQPINYWNSSLSDSGMLDYLLESSDEGAKELDLLGDWSDAKWNLAKNNPFLNSIETPNHFLNGNMKEMSEKSKEGSPQITMDLLLFDTVPTFTGSSSAANNSADNNLDKVPSVNGFDFEQANRRDNPFFRSKRSYSLSELSILQAKSENPSSSGFFTGLKSPTPEQFQSREDFRVAWLSHRKLARSCHDLDLLGQNPGWGQTQPVETNIVCKLDSSGGAVQLPDTNINIHVPEGHVADGDAQQISMKALLDPPLELNNDKCSTISPVLEIKLSNMEIRTPIILEMKISAKFNNDIVSKNLVALRCLRSDVKEGPYTPMALTYCYGGTIQVQLENLEPCMYIATVAQGQNISYPYTVWDYISKKITIGVYGPKHIHPSFKTVVAVFGHDCAPKNLIVNEVTHQVHSAAPVMLHLWGKHQFFLLRLQDLKLCMFSNVPNYEVKASEQAKMVRGFQMKLGKVSRLIFPIISHDPNELSDFTLRLQVKDNKDIMLAQFCVQTPQPPLKNAARCTGQRRFLKKNEIGKIILSPLATTSKHPVFQDRTVTGLKYGKMLKTVVRQNKNHYLLEYKKGDAIALLSEEKIRLKGQLWTKEWYIGYYHGKIGLVHTKNVLIVGKVKPNYFFGPELTTSMLLEQILRPCKFLTYIYASVRTLLMENISSWRAFADALGYENLPLAFFCRAELDSEPECVASVLEKLKEDCNNSESKDKKSFQKELMLALLKMDHQGLVVKLIQDFVLLTTAVEVSQRWRELAEKLAKVSKQQMDAYEAPHQDKNGTVDSEAMWKPAYDFMLTWSNQMGDSYRDVTQELHIGLDKMKNPITKRWKHLTGTLILVNSLEILRAAAFSPQEEYDDYAL; encoded by the exons ATGGCAGCTCAGAGGATTCGTGCTGCTAATGCCAGTTGCCTCTCACGATGCAAATCTGAGGGGATGCTGATAGACCTGAATGAAGAATTCTCAGAAACCAGTTTCAGTTCTGTCAAAG TGCCTTCTCCTGGTACCTTGATGACAGATAGTCTTACATCATTGGGAACGGCAAAAGAAGTTGTAGCTATTAAAGACTATTGTCCAAACAACTTTACTACATTGAAGTTTTCTAAGGGGGACCATCTCTATATCTTAGATACCTCAGGAGGTGAGTGGTGGTATGCCCACAATACCACAGAAATGGGCTATATTCCATCCTCCTTTGTGCAGCCCATAAACTACTGGAACTCTTCATTAAGTGACAGTGGAATGTTAGACTATCTCCTTGAAAGTTCTGATGAAGGAGCAAAAGAGTTGGATCTGCTTGGAGACTGGTCAGATGCAAAGTGGAACTTAGCTAAAAACAATCCTTTTTTGAACAGCATTGAAACTCCTAACCATTTTCTGAATGGAAATATGAAAGAAATGTCAGAAAAAAGCAAAGAGGGCTCTCCCCAAATCACAATGGATTTGTTACTCTTTGATACAGTGCCTACATTTACAGGGTCAAGTTCTGCAGCAAATAACAGTGCAGATAATAATCTTGACAAAGTGCCATCAGTTAATGGATTTGATTTTGAGCAAGCAAACAGACGAGACAATCCTTTTTTTAGAAGCAAGCGCTCATACAGTTTATCAGAGCTCTCTATACTTCAGGCAAAATCAGAAAATCCATCTTCATCAGGTTTCTTTACTGGACTGAAATCTCCTACCCCAGAGCAATTCCAAAGTAGAGAAGATTTCAGGGTTGCATGGCTAAGTCATCGGAAACTAGCAAGATCATGCCATGATTTGGATTTGCTGGGTCAGAACCCTGGTTGGGGTCAGACACAACCTGTGGAGACCAACATAGTTTGCAAACTGGATAGTTCAGGTGGTGCAGTTCAGCTTCCagatacaaatattaatattcatgTACCTGAAGGACATGTGGCTGATGGAGATGCACAACAGATCTCTATGAAAGCTCTATTGGATCCACCACTGGAACTCAACAATGACAAATGCAGTACGATAAGTCCTGTGCTAGAAATTAAGCTGAGCAACATGGAAATCAGAACACCCATTATATTGGAAATGAAAATTTCAGCAAAATTTAACAATGACATTGTGAGCAAGAATTTAGTAGCTTTAAGGTGCCTGAGGAGTGATGTGAAGGAAGGCCCATATACTCCAATGGCGCTAACTTACTGTTATGGAGGCACAATCCAGGTTCAGTTGGAGAACCTGGAGCCCTGCATGTATATAGCTACTGTAGCCCAAGGACAGAACATTTCATATCCTTACACGGTTTGGGATTATATCagtaaaaaaattacaattgGGGTCTATGGTCCAAAACACATACATCCTTCATTTAAAACTGTAGTTGCTGTATTTGGACATGACTGTGCCCCGAAGAATCTTATAGTGAATGAAGTTACACATCAAGTACATAGTGCAGCACCTGTAATGCTGCATTTGTGGGGAAAGCACCAGTTCTTCTTACTAAGGCTACAAGACTTAAAACTTTGTATGTTTTCAAATGTGCCTAATTATGAGGTGAAAGCCAGTGAGCAGGCAAAAATGGTGAGAGGATTCCAAATGAAACTTGGCAAAGTCAGTCGCCTCATTTTCCCCATCATATCACATGATCCTAATGAGCTGTCTGATTTTACTTTAAGACTACAAGTCAAAGATAACAAAGATATTATGCTTGCTCAGTTCTGTGTACAGACACCTCAGCCACCTCTTAAAAATGCTGCTAGGTGCACTGGACAGCGAAggtttctgaaaaaaaatgaaattgggaAAATAATATTGTCTCCTCTTGCGACCACCAGCAAACATCCTGTTTTCCAAGATCGGACTGTCACTGGTTTAAAATATGGCAAAATGCTGAAAACAGTAGTGAGGCAAAATAAGAACCATTATCTCTTGGAGTATAAGAAAGGAGATGCTATAGCTTTGCTAAGTGAAGAGAAAATCAGATTGAAAGGTCAGCTCTGGACCAAGGAATGGTACATTGGATACTATCATGGTAAAATTGGGCTAGTCCAtactaaaaatgttttaattgttggaAAAGTCAAACCAAATTATTTCTTTGGACCTGAGCTTACTACAAGTATGTTGCTGGAGCAAATTCTAAGACCTTGCAAATTTCTTACCTATATTTATGCTTCAGTAAGGACTTTACTGATGGAAAATATTAGCAGCTGGCGTGCCTTTGCAGATGCTCTAGGATATGAGAACTTGCCACTTGCTTTTTTCTGTCGAGCAGAATTGGACAGTGAGCCAGAATGTGTTGCTTCTGTGTTGGAGAAATTGAAAGAGGACTGTAATAATTCAGAAAGTAAAGATAAGAAATCTTTCCAGAAGGAACTTATGTTG GCATTATTGAAAATGGACCATCAAGGCTTAGTCGTCAAGCTAATTCAGGATTTTGTTCTTCTGACTACAGCTGTAGAAGTGTCTCAGCGCTGGAGAGAACTTGCTGAGAAATTGGCTAAAGTTTCTAAGCAACAAATGGATGCCTATGAAGCTCCCCATCAGGATAAGAATGGTACAGTAGATAGTgag
- the SH3BP4 gene encoding SH3 domain-binding protein 4 isoform X2, translating into MKNSQKPVSVLSKCTIFFVVPSPGTLMTDSLTSLGTAKEVVAIKDYCPNNFTTLKFSKGDHLYILDTSGGEWWYAHNTTEMGYIPSSFVQPINYWNSSLSDSGMLDYLLESSDEGAKELDLLGDWSDAKWNLAKNNPFLNSIETPNHFLNGNMKEMSEKSKEGSPQITMDLLLFDTVPTFTGSSSAANNSADNNLDKVPSVNGFDFEQANRRDNPFFRSKRSYSLSELSILQAKSENPSSSGFFTGLKSPTPEQFQSREDFRVAWLSHRKLARSCHDLDLLGQNPGWGQTQPVETNIVCKLDSSGGAVQLPDTNINIHVPEGHVADGDAQQISMKALLDPPLELNNDKCSTISPVLEIKLSNMEIRTPIILEMKISAKFNNDIVSKNLVALRCLRSDVKEGPYTPMALTYCYGGTIQVQLENLEPCMYIATVAQGQNISYPYTVWDYISKKITIGVYGPKHIHPSFKTVVAVFGHDCAPKNLIVNEVTHQVHSAAPVMLHLWGKHQFFLLRLQDLKLCMFSNVPNYEVKASEQAKMVRGFQMKLGKVSRLIFPIISHDPNELSDFTLRLQVKDNKDIMLAQFCVQTPQPPLKNAARCTGQRRFLKKNEIGKIILSPLATTSKHPVFQDRTVTGLKYGKMLKTVVRQNKNHYLLEYKKGDAIALLSEEKIRLKGQLWTKEWYIGYYHGKIGLVHTKNVLIVGKVKPNYFFGPELTTSMLLEQILRPCKFLTYIYASVRTLLMENISSWRAFADALGYENLPLAFFCRAELDSEPECVASVLEKLKEDCNNSESKDKKSFQKELMLALLKMDHQGLVVKLIQDFVLLTTAVEVSQRWRELAEKLAKVSKQQMDAYEAPHQDKNGTVDSEAMWKPAYDFMLTWSNQMGDSYRDVTQELHIGLDKMKNPITKRWKHLTGTLILVNSLEILRAAAFSPQEEYDDYAL; encoded by the exons ATGAAGAATTCTCAGAAACCAGTTTCAGTTCTGTCAAAG TGCACTATTTTCTTTGTAGTGCCTTCTCCTGGTACCTTGATGACAGATAGTCTTACATCATTGGGAACGGCAAAAGAAGTTGTAGCTATTAAAGACTATTGTCCAAACAACTTTACTACATTGAAGTTTTCTAAGGGGGACCATCTCTATATCTTAGATACCTCAGGAGGTGAGTGGTGGTATGCCCACAATACCACAGAAATGGGCTATATTCCATCCTCCTTTGTGCAGCCCATAAACTACTGGAACTCTTCATTAAGTGACAGTGGAATGTTAGACTATCTCCTTGAAAGTTCTGATGAAGGAGCAAAAGAGTTGGATCTGCTTGGAGACTGGTCAGATGCAAAGTGGAACTTAGCTAAAAACAATCCTTTTTTGAACAGCATTGAAACTCCTAACCATTTTCTGAATGGAAATATGAAAGAAATGTCAGAAAAAAGCAAAGAGGGCTCTCCCCAAATCACAATGGATTTGTTACTCTTTGATACAGTGCCTACATTTACAGGGTCAAGTTCTGCAGCAAATAACAGTGCAGATAATAATCTTGACAAAGTGCCATCAGTTAATGGATTTGATTTTGAGCAAGCAAACAGACGAGACAATCCTTTTTTTAGAAGCAAGCGCTCATACAGTTTATCAGAGCTCTCTATACTTCAGGCAAAATCAGAAAATCCATCTTCATCAGGTTTCTTTACTGGACTGAAATCTCCTACCCCAGAGCAATTCCAAAGTAGAGAAGATTTCAGGGTTGCATGGCTAAGTCATCGGAAACTAGCAAGATCATGCCATGATTTGGATTTGCTGGGTCAGAACCCTGGTTGGGGTCAGACACAACCTGTGGAGACCAACATAGTTTGCAAACTGGATAGTTCAGGTGGTGCAGTTCAGCTTCCagatacaaatattaatattcatgTACCTGAAGGACATGTGGCTGATGGAGATGCACAACAGATCTCTATGAAAGCTCTATTGGATCCACCACTGGAACTCAACAATGACAAATGCAGTACGATAAGTCCTGTGCTAGAAATTAAGCTGAGCAACATGGAAATCAGAACACCCATTATATTGGAAATGAAAATTTCAGCAAAATTTAACAATGACATTGTGAGCAAGAATTTAGTAGCTTTAAGGTGCCTGAGGAGTGATGTGAAGGAAGGCCCATATACTCCAATGGCGCTAACTTACTGTTATGGAGGCACAATCCAGGTTCAGTTGGAGAACCTGGAGCCCTGCATGTATATAGCTACTGTAGCCCAAGGACAGAACATTTCATATCCTTACACGGTTTGGGATTATATCagtaaaaaaattacaattgGGGTCTATGGTCCAAAACACATACATCCTTCATTTAAAACTGTAGTTGCTGTATTTGGACATGACTGTGCCCCGAAGAATCTTATAGTGAATGAAGTTACACATCAAGTACATAGTGCAGCACCTGTAATGCTGCATTTGTGGGGAAAGCACCAGTTCTTCTTACTAAGGCTACAAGACTTAAAACTTTGTATGTTTTCAAATGTGCCTAATTATGAGGTGAAAGCCAGTGAGCAGGCAAAAATGGTGAGAGGATTCCAAATGAAACTTGGCAAAGTCAGTCGCCTCATTTTCCCCATCATATCACATGATCCTAATGAGCTGTCTGATTTTACTTTAAGACTACAAGTCAAAGATAACAAAGATATTATGCTTGCTCAGTTCTGTGTACAGACACCTCAGCCACCTCTTAAAAATGCTGCTAGGTGCACTGGACAGCGAAggtttctgaaaaaaaatgaaattgggaAAATAATATTGTCTCCTCTTGCGACCACCAGCAAACATCCTGTTTTCCAAGATCGGACTGTCACTGGTTTAAAATATGGCAAAATGCTGAAAACAGTAGTGAGGCAAAATAAGAACCATTATCTCTTGGAGTATAAGAAAGGAGATGCTATAGCTTTGCTAAGTGAAGAGAAAATCAGATTGAAAGGTCAGCTCTGGACCAAGGAATGGTACATTGGATACTATCATGGTAAAATTGGGCTAGTCCAtactaaaaatgttttaattgttggaAAAGTCAAACCAAATTATTTCTTTGGACCTGAGCTTACTACAAGTATGTTGCTGGAGCAAATTCTAAGACCTTGCAAATTTCTTACCTATATTTATGCTTCAGTAAGGACTTTACTGATGGAAAATATTAGCAGCTGGCGTGCCTTTGCAGATGCTCTAGGATATGAGAACTTGCCACTTGCTTTTTTCTGTCGAGCAGAATTGGACAGTGAGCCAGAATGTGTTGCTTCTGTGTTGGAGAAATTGAAAGAGGACTGTAATAATTCAGAAAGTAAAGATAAGAAATCTTTCCAGAAGGAACTTATGTTG GCATTATTGAAAATGGACCATCAAGGCTTAGTCGTCAAGCTAATTCAGGATTTTGTTCTTCTGACTACAGCTGTAGAAGTGTCTCAGCGCTGGAGAGAACTTGCTGAGAAATTGGCTAAAGTTTCTAAGCAACAAATGGATGCCTATGAAGCTCCCCATCAGGATAAGAATGGTACAGTAGATAGTgag